The proteins below come from a single Alnus glutinosa chromosome 9, dhAlnGlut1.1, whole genome shotgun sequence genomic window:
- the LOC133877495 gene encoding protein NRT1/ PTR FAMILY 8.2-like isoform X1, giving the protein MALLGNLLVAEDDMYAKDGTVDYRGNHADKSKTGTWKACPYILGNECCERLAYYGMSSNLVLYFKKRLHQPNATASKNVADWSGTCYITPLIGGFLADAYLGRYWTIFCFSIVYVIGMTLLTLSATVSSLKPTCDGEDNCHATDTQAAVCFLALYLIALGTGGIKPCVSSYGADQFDDTDKVEKKHKASFFNWFYFSINIGSLIASSLLVWIQDNVGWGWGFGIPAVAMAIAVLIFFSGTRLYRNLKPGGSPPTRICQVIVASLRKCQAEVPADKSILYETADAESAIKGSRKIDHTKDFSFFDKAALLVQTDHVKGSIDPWRLCTVTQVEELKAIIRLLPIWATGIIFCTVSSQKNTLFLLQGAIMDIRVGSSSFEIPPASLSIFDTLSVLFWVPIYDRNIVPLARKFTGHKNGLTQLQRMGIGLFISIFSMLSAGVLELVRLRMVKRHNYYELKHMPMSIFWQVPQYFLIGCAEVFTSIGLLEFFYEQAPDAMRSLCSALQLTIVALGSYLCSLLVTIVTTVSTRHGKVGWIPDNLNYGHIDYFFWLLAVLSVLNFGAFLFIAKWYTYKRPLGTLR; this is encoded by the exons ATGGCGCTTCTTGGTAATCTTCTGGTTGCCGAAGATGATATGTACGCGAAAGATGGGACGGTAGATTACCGTGGTAATCATGCTGATAAAAGTAAAACTGGAACTTGGAAGGCCTGCCCTTATATTCTAG GAAATGAATGTTGTGAAAGATTGGCATACTATGGGATGAGCTCCAACCTGGTGCTCTACTTTAAGAAGCGACTCCATCAGCCAAATGCCACTGCTAGTAAAAATGTAGCAGATTGGAGTGGAACATGCTACATCACCCCATTGATTGGGGGATTTTTGGCTGATGCCTATCTTGGAAGATATTGGACTATTTTCTGTTTCTCCATCGTCTATGTTATT GGGATGACACTTTTGACACTGTCAGCAACAGTCTCTAGCCTAAAGCCAACATGTGATGGAGAAGATAATTGCCATGCAACAGATACACAAGCTGCAGTGTGCTTTCTAGCACTTTACCTGATTGCATTGGGAACTGGTGGGATTAAGCCTTGTGTCTCATCATATGGAGCAGATCAATTTGATGATACTGATAAGGTTGAGAAGAAACACAAAGCTTCTTTCTTCAATTGGTTCTATTTCTCGATCAATATCGGTTCTCTTATTGCTAGTTCTTTGCTGGTTTGGATACAAGACAATGTGGGTTGGGGATGGGGCTTTGGCATCCCTGCAGTGGCCATGGCAATTGCtgtattgattttcttttcaggTACTCGGTTGTATCGGAACCTGAAACCTGGAGGTAGCCCTCCGACACGCATCTGTCAGGTGATCGTGGCATCCTTGAGAAAATGCCAGGCTGAAGTACCAGCTGACAAGTCCATTTTGTATGAGACTGCGGATGCAGAATCTGCTATCAAAGGAAGCCGCAAGATTGATCATACAAAAGATTTCAG TTTCTTTGACAAAGCGGCATTGTTGGTGCAAACAGATCATGTTAAGGGCTCAATAGACCCATGGAGACTTTGCACAGTTACCCAAGTTGAGGAGCTGAAAGCTATTATACGATTGCTTCCTATATGGGCCACAGGTATCATCTTTTGCACTGTCTCCAGTCAGAAAAACACCTTATTTCTATTGCAAGGAGCCATAATGGATATTCGCGTTGGTTCATCTTCCTTCGAGATCCCACCTGCATCTCTGTCAATCTTTGACACCCTTAGCGTCCTTTTTTGGGTCCCAATCTATGATCGAAACATTGTCCCATTAGCTAGAAAATTTACAGGTCATAAAAATGGCCTAACTCAACTCCAGAGGATGGGCATTGGCCTCTTCATATCCATTTTTTCCATGCTATCTGCAGGAGTTTTGGAACTTGTAAGACTTAGAATGGTTAAAAGGCACAACTACTATGAACTTAAGCACATGCCCATGTCCATATTTTGGCAAGTTCCTCAGTATTTCCTCATAGGGTGCGCAGAAGTTTTCACATCTATTGGGCTGTTGGAGTTTTTCTACGAGCAAGCTCCTGATGCCATGAGGAGTCTGTGCTCTGCTCTCCAACTAACCATCGTGGCACTGGGGAGCTACTTGTGCTCTCTACTTGTAACCATTGTTACCACAGTGAGTACTAGGCACGGGAAGGTTGGATGGATACCAGACAATCTGAATTATGGTCATATTGATTACTTCTTTTGGCTCTTGGCCGTTCTGAGTGTCCTGAACTTCGGAGCTTTCCTCTTCATTGCAAAATGGTACACATATAAAAGGCCTTTGGGGACTCTCAGATGA
- the LOC133877495 gene encoding protein NRT1/ PTR FAMILY 8.2-like isoform X2, which translates to MYLRVKLMKHILSSLLHYGASEIMNDEAHSEFNTLSFVNIMQANNHGMTLLTLSATVSSLKPTCDGEDNCHATDTQAAVCFLALYLIALGTGGIKPCVSSYGADQFDDTDKVEKKHKASFFNWFYFSINIGSLIASSLLVWIQDNVGWGWGFGIPAVAMAIAVLIFFSGTRLYRNLKPGGSPPTRICQVIVASLRKCQAEVPADKSILYETADAESAIKGSRKIDHTKDFSFFDKAALLVQTDHVKGSIDPWRLCTVTQVEELKAIIRLLPIWATGIIFCTVSSQKNTLFLLQGAIMDIRVGSSSFEIPPASLSIFDTLSVLFWVPIYDRNIVPLARKFTGHKNGLTQLQRMGIGLFISIFSMLSAGVLELVRLRMVKRHNYYELKHMPMSIFWQVPQYFLIGCAEVFTSIGLLEFFYEQAPDAMRSLCSALQLTIVALGSYLCSLLVTIVTTVSTRHGKVGWIPDNLNYGHIDYFFWLLAVLSVLNFGAFLFIAKWYTYKRPLGTLR; encoded by the exons ATGTACCTAAGAGTCAAACTAATGAAGCACATTCTAAGTTCATTACTCCATTATGGGGCATCTGAAATTATGAATGATGAAGCACATTCTGAGTTCAACACCCTTTCTTTCGTCAACATTATGCAGGCTAACAATCAT GGGATGACACTTTTGACACTGTCAGCAACAGTCTCTAGCCTAAAGCCAACATGTGATGGAGAAGATAATTGCCATGCAACAGATACACAAGCTGCAGTGTGCTTTCTAGCACTTTACCTGATTGCATTGGGAACTGGTGGGATTAAGCCTTGTGTCTCATCATATGGAGCAGATCAATTTGATGATACTGATAAGGTTGAGAAGAAACACAAAGCTTCTTTCTTCAATTGGTTCTATTTCTCGATCAATATCGGTTCTCTTATTGCTAGTTCTTTGCTGGTTTGGATACAAGACAATGTGGGTTGGGGATGGGGCTTTGGCATCCCTGCAGTGGCCATGGCAATTGCtgtattgattttcttttcaggTACTCGGTTGTATCGGAACCTGAAACCTGGAGGTAGCCCTCCGACACGCATCTGTCAGGTGATCGTGGCATCCTTGAGAAAATGCCAGGCTGAAGTACCAGCTGACAAGTCCATTTTGTATGAGACTGCGGATGCAGAATCTGCTATCAAAGGAAGCCGCAAGATTGATCATACAAAAGATTTCAG TTTCTTTGACAAAGCGGCATTGTTGGTGCAAACAGATCATGTTAAGGGCTCAATAGACCCATGGAGACTTTGCACAGTTACCCAAGTTGAGGAGCTGAAAGCTATTATACGATTGCTTCCTATATGGGCCACAGGTATCATCTTTTGCACTGTCTCCAGTCAGAAAAACACCTTATTTCTATTGCAAGGAGCCATAATGGATATTCGCGTTGGTTCATCTTCCTTCGAGATCCCACCTGCATCTCTGTCAATCTTTGACACCCTTAGCGTCCTTTTTTGGGTCCCAATCTATGATCGAAACATTGTCCCATTAGCTAGAAAATTTACAGGTCATAAAAATGGCCTAACTCAACTCCAGAGGATGGGCATTGGCCTCTTCATATCCATTTTTTCCATGCTATCTGCAGGAGTTTTGGAACTTGTAAGACTTAGAATGGTTAAAAGGCACAACTACTATGAACTTAAGCACATGCCCATGTCCATATTTTGGCAAGTTCCTCAGTATTTCCTCATAGGGTGCGCAGAAGTTTTCACATCTATTGGGCTGTTGGAGTTTTTCTACGAGCAAGCTCCTGATGCCATGAGGAGTCTGTGCTCTGCTCTCCAACTAACCATCGTGGCACTGGGGAGCTACTTGTGCTCTCTACTTGTAACCATTGTTACCACAGTGAGTACTAGGCACGGGAAGGTTGGATGGATACCAGACAATCTGAATTATGGTCATATTGATTACTTCTTTTGGCTCTTGGCCGTTCTGAGTGTCCTGAACTTCGGAGCTTTCCTCTTCATTGCAAAATGGTACACATATAAAAGGCCTTTGGGGACTCTCAGATGA